The window GCACGCTGCGATCTGGCGAATGACGCGATCGAGCAGAACGGCGTAATGACCGTCCCGGGCATGAATACGGATTGAACGGATGACGCAAACGCGTCGATACCACTGCGGGTCTTCTTCACGGCATGCAAGCCGCGGCGTGCTCTGGTCTTTCATTTTTATTCCCCAAATGCTGTCATGTGATTCTTGTTGCGCGGACGATGCCGTCGTCTATTCGCTCGGTCGACGTTTCCGGCGGTTTTCAGGACCTGGGCGGCGTATTCCCCGACGCGCCCTCGATCCGTCGCTTTCCGCAGGTGATTGAGTCCGGTTTTGTCAGTCTGTTGCTTCAACCGGTCGTTCATCTCGTCGTCGACTGTCGTGCGGACCTTGACGCAAAGAGCAGGCCAGCCGGAAAGAAACCCAGGCGCAGCAAGGGTTCCGGCGATTTCCCCGTCGGTCGCGTACTGGCGCGATGCACGAAATGTTTCAGATTTGATATACGCATGCCGGCCGGCACCGCCTGCCGGCCGGGCCCCGTCGTGCTGTGCAAGGGCCACAAAAAATTTTCTCGGGACTTTCCCGAATCCATGCAGCCCGTCGCCCGACGCAAATTCCGCACGCCGCCGGACCGGGCAAAAACACGGAATGTTTCAAGCGAGAAACATCATTTGCGCCGATACGGTTTTCTCAGACGTGAAAACCCGTTTTTCAGCCATGTCGCGGTCGAATCGCGATTTCACGATTCAGCCCGTGGTTTGCATCACGCGATTTTTTCTCCAACAATGCATTCACCGGAAAGCGCCATCGAGCGCGAATCGAACCGGATACACGACAACACAAAAAGCTGCGGCAGATCAGGCAGCCTTCACCGCAAACGGGGCATCATGTACACAGCCAATCGTGGAGTGCGCTATCGCGCCAAACGCTGTGCTCAATGGCTGACAGCAGACCGAATCGTTCCATACAGTTGCATCATGCTGCTGCTGTGCGTGGCGTTTCTGATCACCTGGGCTGTCGTAACGGATGCCTTCACATCGCAGACGGCCGCACGTCCGGGCGTCGACTTCTCCGTGTTCTGGACCGCATCGCAGCTCGTGCTGCAAGGCCACGCCGCAGCGATCTACGATCCGGTCTTCTTCTCTCATGCCGAGGTCGCGAGGTTCGGTGCCTATATAGGTCACCAGTCGCTGCCCTGGCTCTATCCGCCGACGATGCTGCTGTTCATCGCGCCGGTTGCCCTCGTGCCTTTCCTGCCCGCGTATTTCCTCTTTTTTGCGGGCAGTCTTTTATGCTACGCGTATGCCGTGCTGCGACTGTCGGGCCTGCGTGCGCACCTGCCTGTTCCGCGCGCTGCCGCGCTCGTCGTGCTGGCCTACTCCGGCGTGTTCGCGTCCGTCCTGTACGGGCAGAACAGCATCCTGACCGCCGGCATCGCGGCACTCGCGCTGCATTTGCTTGGCCGACGCCCGATCGTCGCCGGCATGCTGATCGGGTTGCTCGCCATCAAGCCGCAGATGGCGATGGTGTTTCCGTTCGTGCTGATCGCGACGCGCTCGTGGCGCACCTTCGCGTCGGCGGCGATCACGACCGTGCTGTTCGCGGTGGCCGGCATCGCGCTGACCGGCACGGGAGCGCTGAGCGGCCTGGCTCACGTGATGTCGATCGTGCGCGGCATGCATTTCACCCTTCCTGCCTACTGGTTCGTCTCACCGACGCCATTCGCGGCACTCCGCCTCGCGGGAGCATCGATTCCGGTCGCGCTTGCCGCGCAAACCGCCGTGGGGCTGCTCGCAATCGCTGCCGCCGTTCAAGTGTGGCGCCGCACGGACGACATGCGGCTGCGCGGCGCGGCGCTGGCGGTCGCGACGCTGTTGACGACACCCTATCTGTGGCATTACGAGCTGGCTTGGCTCGGCATCGCGGTCTTCTGCCTGATCGCTCACGGACTCGACGATGGCTGGTTGCCGGGAGACCAGATCGTGATCGTGCTCGCCTGGCTACTGCCGATATTCGAAGTGTTCAACCGGATCACGAAGCTGCCTCAGATCGGCTCGGTCGTGCTGCTCGCCGTACTGTTCATCGTCGTGCGTCGCGCAACTCTCGCCCCGCGGGGTGCGCAATGAAGCCGCCGCTTTCCCTTCTGCACGTCGATTCGGCCATCGACGCGCATCCGGAGCTGCCGATCGCCGGCCCGCGCCGTTTCCCGCACTGGCTCAACCGCGATCGGGTGCGCCTCTATGCGGCAGCGGTACTGCTCACCGAGTTGCTGTTCATCTGCGTGTACCTCGCTCGCGTGTATTGGTCGCACACATCCATTCCCGAACCGCTGGCGCAGGATCTCGCGCCGCTCTGGAGTGCTGCGCGGCTCGCCGCCCACGGACACGGAGTCAGCGCATGGCATTTTCCTTCGCTGTTCGAAGTGGAGAAGCTCGCGATTCCGACGATGAGCGCCGCGGACGGCTCGCTGCCGTGGCTCTACCCGCCCACGATGCTGCTGTTCGTGCTGCCGCTCGGCTGGCTGCCGTACCTGCTCGCGCAGTTGCTGTGGCTCGGCGTCACCTACTCGCTGTTCGTGGCAACGATCCGGGCAACCGTACAGCGCGACACCGCTCTGCTTTGCGCACTCGCGTTCCCCGGCGCGTTTCTCACGGTGCTCGTCGGTCAGACGAGCCTCCTCACCGCGACGATCGCCGGCTGCGGGCTGTTGATGCTGAATCGCCGTCCCGTCGTCGCCGGCATCTGCTTCGGCATGCTGACGATGAAGCCACAGATGGCGGTTCTGTTTCCGCTCGCGCTGCTGTGTGCCGGACAATGGCGTACGCTGACCGCCTGGGCCGCGACGATTGCCGGCGGCGTCGCACTGTCGACGCTCATGTTCGGCGTCGACGCATGGATCGCCTTCGCTCACGGCTTGCACGATGCATACCAGATCGTCGGCGCCGGCCAAGCACGGCTCGCACGCATGCCGACCGTGTTCGTGCTCGCCACGAGCGCGGGCTGGAACACTTCCGTCGCGCTCGGCCTGCAGCTGCTGTCTGCCGCAATCGCCGCGCTCGCCGTCGTGTACTCGTGGCGCGGTGCATGTTCGTATGCGCTGCGCGCCGCCACCCTCGTGTGCGCGTCCCTGACCGTCGGCCCCTACCTGTACGACTACGACCTGACCTGGTACGGGCTCGTGATCGCGTGGTACGCACGCTATGCATGGACGCACGGCTGGCGGCGCTTCGACCGCGAATGGCTGATGCTGCTGTGGGTGATGCCGCTGGCCGGCCTCGTACTGGTGCCTCATCTGTCGTTCCAGTTCATCCCGCTCGTCACGCTGGCGTCGCTGGCGCTGCTCGTCAGCCGGATTGCACAAGAAAGGCACGACATGCCGTCGATGCCCGACGCACGCGACAACTCGACCGAGACCGGCTTCCCGCATCCGGTCCGCTCACACCACCGCCCGGCGCACGGACTGCGCCGCACCGGCCGCCCGACCTTCGGTGCCGGCCGCTGACACGCACGACGTTACAGGGGAACCCATCATGCGCGAACCACT is drawn from Burkholderia diffusa and contains these coding sequences:
- a CDS encoding glycosyltransferase family 87 protein, which encodes MYTANRGVRYRAKRCAQWLTADRIVPYSCIMLLLCVAFLITWAVVTDAFTSQTAARPGVDFSVFWTASQLVLQGHAAAIYDPVFFSHAEVARFGAYIGHQSLPWLYPPTMLLFIAPVALVPFLPAYFLFFAGSLLCYAYAVLRLSGLRAHLPVPRAAALVVLAYSGVFASVLYGQNSILTAGIAALALHLLGRRPIVAGMLIGLLAIKPQMAMVFPFVLIATRSWRTFASAAITTVLFAVAGIALTGTGALSGLAHVMSIVRGMHFTLPAYWFVSPTPFAALRLAGASIPVALAAQTAVGLLAIAAAVQVWRRTDDMRLRGAALAVATLLTTPYLWHYELAWLGIAVFCLIAHGLDDGWLPGDQIVIVLAWLLPIFEVFNRITKLPQIGSVVLLAVLFIVVRRATLAPRGAQ
- a CDS encoding glycosyltransferase family 87 protein, with the protein product MKPPLSLLHVDSAIDAHPELPIAGPRRFPHWLNRDRVRLYAAAVLLTELLFICVYLARVYWSHTSIPEPLAQDLAPLWSAARLAAHGHGVSAWHFPSLFEVEKLAIPTMSAADGSLPWLYPPTMLLFVLPLGWLPYLLAQLLWLGVTYSLFVATIRATVQRDTALLCALAFPGAFLTVLVGQTSLLTATIAGCGLLMLNRRPVVAGICFGMLTMKPQMAVLFPLALLCAGQWRTLTAWAATIAGGVALSTLMFGVDAWIAFAHGLHDAYQIVGAGQARLARMPTVFVLATSAGWNTSVALGLQLLSAAIAALAVVYSWRGACSYALRAATLVCASLTVGPYLYDYDLTWYGLVIAWYARYAWTHGWRRFDREWLMLLWVMPLAGLVLVPHLSFQFIPLVTLASLALLVSRIAQERHDMPSMPDARDNSTETGFPHPVRSHHRPAHGLRRTGRPTFGAGR